The following proteins are co-located in the Acinetobacter shaoyimingii genome:
- the rsmH gene encoding 16S rRNA (cytosine(1402)-N(4))-methyltransferase RsmH, translated as MSHISVLLHETVDALVADRNTGIYVDGTFGRGGHTRLLLSKLDENARVYAFDKDPQALAVAAELEQEDPRFKIIHASFADLKSELNQIGVEEVDGIMADLGVSSPQLDQAERGFSFMKDGPLDMRMDNSQGLTAAEWLLEVDETHLANVIFQYGEERYSRRIAKAIKAAGLIETTAQLAEIVKVAHPKWEKNKHAATRTFQAIRIEINKELDDVHAFLPQALDLLKSGGRLAVISFHSLEDRIIKQFIQKESTLAEDTGWGMPQKVKDTRTLKKIDRIRASEAEVKENPRSRSAWLRVAERLDKKGAE; from the coding sequence ATGTCACATATTTCTGTATTACTTCACGAAACTGTAGATGCCTTAGTGGCTGATCGCAATACAGGAATTTATGTTGATGGCACGTTTGGTCGTGGTGGACATACACGTTTGTTGCTTTCAAAATTAGATGAAAATGCGCGAGTTTATGCCTTTGATAAAGATCCACAAGCATTGGCTGTGGCGGCTGAATTAGAACAAGAAGATCCACGTTTTAAGATCATTCATGCAAGCTTTGCAGATTTAAAATCTGAACTGAATCAGATTGGTGTTGAAGAAGTTGATGGGATTATGGCAGATTTAGGTGTGTCATCTCCACAGCTTGATCAGGCTGAACGTGGTTTTAGCTTTATGAAAGATGGTCCACTTGATATGCGTATGGACAATTCACAAGGTCTAACCGCAGCAGAATGGTTGTTGGAAGTCGATGAAACGCATTTGGCGAATGTAATTTTTCAATATGGTGAAGAGCGTTATAGTCGTCGTATTGCCAAAGCCATTAAAGCAGCAGGGTTGATTGAAACGACTGCACAATTGGCTGAAATTGTTAAAGTAGCCCATCCAAAATGGGAAAAGAATAAACATGCCGCAACCCGTACTTTCCAAGCGATTCGTATTGAAATAAATAAAGAATTAGATGATGTTCATGCTTTTTTACCACAAGCTTTAGATTTGCTAAAATCGGGTGGACGTTTAGCAGTGATCAGTTTCCATTCTTTGGAAGATCGTATTATTAAACAATTTATTCAAAAAGAATCAACATTAGCAGAAGATACAGGTTGGGGCATGCCTCAAAAAGTAAAAGATACGAGAACCTTGAAAAAAATCGATCGTATCCGTGCAAGTGAAGCAGAAGTAAAAGAAAACCCACGGTCACGCAGTGCTTGGTTGCGTGTTGCAGAACGCTTAGACAAAAAAGGCGCAGAATGA
- the ftsL gene encoding cell division protein FtsL, which yields MKQDITEDKVTPKLARKKTITYMVLTAFILISAFMVVYQVYLYRHDFREYNAHMREREDINAEWGRLLIEQQTFGATAQIGTRAVTQLRMYSPPTAQTVVISLPTESKQKK from the coding sequence ATGAAGCAAGACATTACAGAAGATAAAGTTACCCCTAAGCTTGCTAGAAAAAAAACCATAACGTATATGGTCTTAACGGCTTTTATTCTAATTAGCGCTTTTATGGTGGTCTATCAAGTGTATTTGTATCGCCATGATTTCCGTGAATATAATGCCCACATGCGTGAGCGTGAAGACATTAATGCGGAATGGGGGCGTTTGCTCATTGAGCAACAAACATTTGGTGCGACTGCACAAATCGGAACACGTGCAGTGACGCAACTAAGAATGTATTCACCACCGACAGCTCAGACGGTGGTCATTTCTTTACCTACTGAATCAAAGCAAAAGAAATAA
- the ftsI gene encoding penicillin-binding protein PBP3, with the protein MSNKRITKPTRKKQHSITEKPTLAVDMWRFYLMWGFVLLCFVGLVTRAFFVQVVNRDFLQNKANAKILRTEKLKAMRGVISDRNGVPLAISTPIMKVVIDPQNYYETKATYEKITEELKKTPNSYKLKNQLPKENLNLDELADAVGIDRAKLKKDVEARARSRYLVLKKEVPPPQAEIIVKRDFAGVYAEKSYKRYYPQPQPNAQIIGLTNSEGVGIEGLEMQLNARLSGVDGEQKIARDKHGNRVKTPEVIKEVEAGENITLSIDSRLQYIMYRELTAVGVANNARSATAIAIDVKTGEILAMTSWPSYNPNDKNGTKNKDAMRNRGAIDMFEPGSTMKPLTIAMALETGKFAPNTVVNTSPGSMRVGNHTIRDTHNYGSLTLGGIIQKSSNVGVSKIALSLPYSTLPTFLKRIGFGERSAVKFPGESAGLILPPSKWNVSEVATMSYGYGLNATVLQMVDAYGMLANKGLKMPLSLYKLDTLPKGQQIIDPKIADQVMLMMESATQPGGTATRANIPGYRVAGKTGTAHKLRPDRKGYSTTEYRALFSGVAPVSDPRLAMFVVVENPKGAYYGGTVSAPVFARVMQESLRLLNVPLDKPLETQKIQ; encoded by the coding sequence ATGTCCAATAAGCGAATAACAAAACCCACTCGGAAAAAACAGCATTCCATTACGGAAAAACCTACACTTGCTGTCGATATGTGGCGCTTTTACCTCATGTGGGGCTTTGTATTACTGTGTTTTGTTGGCTTAGTCACGCGTGCTTTTTTTGTACAAGTGGTGAATCGTGATTTCTTGCAAAATAAAGCCAATGCAAAAATTTTAAGAACTGAAAAACTTAAAGCAATGCGCGGTGTGATTAGCGACCGTAATGGTGTGCCTTTGGCTATTAGTACGCCCATTATGAAAGTGGTGATTGATCCTCAGAATTATTATGAGACCAAAGCGACCTACGAGAAAATTACTGAAGAGTTAAAGAAAACGCCGAATAGTTATAAGCTTAAAAATCAGTTACCGAAAGAAAATCTAAATTTAGATGAGTTGGCAGATGCGGTCGGTATTGATCGTGCCAAATTGAAAAAAGATGTAGAAGCACGTGCGCGTTCACGTTATTTGGTTTTGAAAAAAGAAGTACCACCGCCTCAAGCTGAAATAATCGTTAAACGTGATTTTGCTGGGGTCTATGCTGAAAAGTCCTACAAACGTTATTATCCGCAGCCTCAGCCAAATGCGCAGATTATTGGTTTAACCAATAGTGAAGGGGTTGGGATTGAAGGTTTAGAAATGCAATTAAATGCTCGTTTATCTGGTGTGGATGGCGAGCAGAAAATTGCACGTGATAAACATGGTAACCGTGTTAAAACTCCAGAAGTGATTAAAGAAGTCGAAGCGGGTGAAAATATTACCCTTAGTATCGACTCACGTTTACAGTACATCATGTATCGTGAATTAACCGCGGTCGGTGTGGCCAACAATGCACGATCTGCAACAGCGATTGCAATCGATGTCAAAACGGGTGAAATTTTAGCGATGACCAGTTGGCCGTCGTACAACCCAAATGACAAAAATGGAACGAAAAACAAAGACGCAATGCGTAACCGTGGTGCGATTGATATGTTTGAACCTGGTTCGACCATGAAACCATTGACCATTGCGATGGCATTGGAAACAGGAAAATTTGCACCAAATACGGTGGTCAATACTTCTCCAGGATCTATGCGTGTGGGTAACCATACCATCCGTGATACGCATAATTATGGTTCATTGACATTAGGTGGAATCATTCAAAAGTCATCGAACGTCGGTGTCTCAAAAATTGCACTTTCACTGCCATATTCTACCTTGCCAACTTTTTTAAAACGCATAGGTTTTGGTGAGCGTTCAGCGGTGAAATTCCCAGGTGAAAGTGCCGGTTTGATTTTGCCACCAAGCAAATGGAATGTATCAGAAGTGGCGACCATGTCGTATGGTTATGGTTTAAATGCCACTGTATTACAAATGGTTGATGCTTATGGAATGCTTGCAAACAAAGGCTTAAAAATGCCTCTAAGTCTCTATAAGCTCGATACCTTACCAAAAGGTCAGCAGATTATTGATCCAAAAATTGCAGATCAAGTGATGTTGATGATGGAGTCTGCAACGCAGCCAGGTGGTACGGCTACACGTGCAAATATCCCTGGCTATCGTGTCGCAGGTAAAACGGGTACAGCACATAAACTACGTCCAGACCGTAAAGGTTATTCTACGACAGAATATCGTGCATTATTTTCAGGTGTAGCGCCTGTGAGTGATCCGCGTTTAGCCATGTTTGTGGTTGTTGAGAACCCGAAAGGCGCTTATTACGGCGGTACGGTGTCTGCACCAGTTTTCGCACGTGTGATGCAAGAATCACTTCGTTTGCTCAATGTTCCTTTAGATAAACCTTTAGAAACTCAAAAAATCCAGTAA
- a CDS encoding UDP-N-acetylmuramoyl-L-alanyl-D-glutamate--2,6-diaminopimelate ligase: MSITFQELYPVENIAGWMKQPFNGFVLDSRKVQQGQIFIALDSFSQPEKTIQFARIALEKGAIAVVSESQLEIENSIQVATVRHLMGTWQKQYLKATTQVELPQILAVTGTNGKTTISRLVAELLMLQGQACAVMGTTGNGILPNLEASSHTTLDALHLQNALHEYAVQGAKFASIEASSHGLEQGRLAGCDIEIAAYSNLSRDHLDYHGTLEAYAEAKSRLFKFESLKVAIINIDDAHAHVMIDAAKCNPAQPQILTYSTTQKADYQVQDIQYSLSGVHFRLITKNGDFTVHSPLLGHFNIENLVASLIMAEQAGFDLEQLIDIAPQLKGAPGRMQVIRDGERLFVVDYAHTPDALIQVLTTLKRHVSQDLWAVFGCGGDRDRGKRPLMTQAALDYSDIVLLTSDNPRTENPEQIFADMKAGIHFDGKNVHEIHDRREAIKFAVQQAKSGDIVVIAGKGHENYQEIDGVRHWFDDVVEVQAAIDAQHHDLDSAYPAQ; the protein is encoded by the coding sequence ATGTCCATTACATTTCAAGAACTGTATCCCGTTGAAAATATTGCTGGATGGATGAAACAACCATTCAATGGTTTTGTTCTGGATAGCCGTAAAGTCCAACAAGGGCAAATTTTTATTGCCCTAGATAGTTTTTCACAACCTGAAAAGACGATACAGTTCGCACGTATTGCCCTTGAAAAAGGGGCGATTGCAGTGGTGAGCGAATCTCAATTAGAGATTGAAAACAGTATTCAAGTGGCGACTGTTCGTCACTTAATGGGTACATGGCAGAAGCAATATTTAAAAGCGACTACCCAAGTTGAATTACCCCAAATTTTGGCAGTTACTGGAACCAATGGTAAAACCACGATTTCTCGTCTAGTAGCAGAATTGCTGATGTTACAAGGTCAAGCTTGTGCCGTGATGGGAACAACAGGGAATGGTATTTTACCGAATCTGGAAGCGTCTTCTCATACCACTTTAGATGCGCTACATCTGCAAAATGCTTTACATGAATATGCGGTTCAAGGCGCAAAATTTGCCTCAATTGAAGCCAGTTCACATGGTCTGGAACAAGGTCGTCTTGCGGGCTGCGATATTGAAATCGCAGCTTATAGTAATTTAAGTCGTGATCATTTGGATTATCACGGTACGCTTGAAGCATATGCTGAAGCGAAATCACGTCTATTCAAATTTGAATCTTTAAAAGTCGCAATCATCAATATTGATGATGCCCATGCCCATGTGATGATTGATGCGGCGAAGTGCAATCCTGCACAACCTCAAATTTTAACCTATTCAACCACGCAAAAAGCAGATTACCAAGTTCAAGATATTCAATACAGTTTAAGTGGCGTGCATTTCAGACTGATCACTAAAAACGGTGATTTTACCGTGCACAGCCCATTGCTTGGACATTTCAATATTGAAAATCTGGTTGCGAGCTTAATTATGGCTGAGCAAGCAGGCTTTGATTTGGAGCAACTCATTGACATTGCTCCACAGCTAAAAGGTGCACCTGGACGCATGCAGGTGATTCGCGATGGCGAGCGTTTATTCGTTGTGGATTATGCGCATACCCCTGATGCATTGATTCAAGTCTTAACGACCTTAAAACGCCACGTGTCTCAAGACTTATGGGCGGTATTTGGTTGTGGTGGAGATCGTGATCGGGGTAAACGACCTTTGATGACGCAAGCGGCGTTAGATTATTCTGATATTGTCTTGTTAACTTCGGATAATCCGCGTACTGAAAATCCTGAACAAATTTTTGCAGATATGAAAGCAGGCATTCATTTTGACGGTAAAAATGTTCATGAAATTCATGATCGCCGTGAAGCCATTAAATTTGCAGTACAACAAGCCAAGTCTGGTGATATTGTCGTCATTGCAGGTAAAGGACATGAAAACTATCAGGAGATCGATGGGGTTCGCCATTGGTTTGATGATGTGGTTGAAGTGCAAGCAGCAATTGATGCTCAACATCATGATTTAGATTCAGCTTATCCTGCACAATAA
- a CDS encoding UDP-N-acetylmuramoyl-tripeptide--D-alanyl-D-alanine ligase has translation MHTSTTSTVPLEPWTVEQLQQATQGQWHNNRVPKGQIKRILTDSRHAEQGDVFLALKGERFNAHDFIKQVAEQGCEIAIVSHPVDADIAQLVVEDTRLALGHLGAYRRQQNTQLKVIALTGSSGKTTTKEMLGSILNRLAPTLITRGNLNNDLGVPMMLLELRSEHQYAVMELGASHQGEIAYTSSLVQPHVAGIINIGTAHLGEFGGRDGICRAKSEIYANILKSGTSIVPAADDYAETIRQAVVTDQQLSFGESGEVFATEIELHPQSSSFVLNTPQGHSHVHLPFAGEHNVQNAMAATAFALAIGVSLQDIVAGLEQAEGAKGRLNFIKHKDFLFIDDTYNANPSSMRAAGEVLAQQEGIRVMVIGDIGELGASAAQEHYKLGRDLVSIKGLNFVVAVGEFSPAAQEGARSTQYGKKLQAFLTQEQALPFLISLVETHHPQSMSFLFKGSRYTHMETLMAELMEKL, from the coding sequence ATGCATACATCAACGACCAGTACTGTGCCTTTAGAACCGTGGACAGTCGAACAATTACAACAAGCGACTCAAGGTCAATGGCATAATAATCGAGTTCCAAAAGGTCAAATTAAACGAATTTTGACTGATTCACGACATGCTGAACAAGGTGATGTCTTTCTTGCGTTGAAGGGTGAGCGTTTCAATGCGCATGATTTTATCAAGCAAGTTGCGGAACAAGGGTGTGAAATTGCAATCGTCAGCCATCCTGTCGATGCTGATATTGCACAGTTGGTGGTTGAAGACACACGTCTTGCATTGGGGCATTTAGGGGCTTATCGCCGCCAACAAAATACCCAATTGAAAGTGATTGCCTTGACTGGAAGTAGTGGTAAAACCACCACCAAGGAAATGTTAGGCAGTATTCTCAATCGACTTGCGCCGACCCTTATCACCCGTGGTAACTTAAATAATGATTTAGGTGTGCCCATGATGTTGCTCGAACTTCGTTCAGAACATCAATATGCTGTGATGGAATTGGGTGCGAGTCATCAGGGTGAAATTGCCTATACTTCGAGTCTTGTTCAACCCCATGTCGCAGGAATTATTAATATTGGTACTGCACATTTGGGTGAATTTGGTGGCAGAGATGGAATTTGTCGCGCCAAATCTGAAATATATGCAAATATTCTCAAATCTGGAACATCGATAGTTCCTGCTGCGGATGATTATGCAGAAACGATTCGTCAAGCAGTTGTGACTGATCAGCAACTCAGTTTTGGTGAAAGTGGTGAAGTCTTTGCTACTGAAATTGAGTTACATCCACAATCTTCTTCGTTTGTATTGAACACACCGCAAGGACATAGCCATGTTCATTTGCCATTTGCAGGTGAACATAATGTTCAGAATGCAATGGCTGCAACGGCATTTGCACTGGCCATTGGGGTTTCATTACAAGATATTGTCGCTGGACTGGAACAAGCCGAAGGGGCAAAAGGTCGTTTGAACTTTATCAAACACAAAGATTTTTTATTTATTGATGATACTTATAATGCGAATCCATCATCGATGCGAGCTGCAGGGGAAGTGCTTGCTCAGCAGGAAGGTATTCGTGTTATGGTGATTGGTGATATTGGTGAATTGGGTGCAAGTGCTGCTCAAGAACACTACAAATTGGGACGAGATTTGGTTTCAATTAAAGGACTCAATTTTGTTGTTGCTGTTGGTGAGTTTTCACCCGCGGCTCAAGAAGGTGCAAGAAGCACGCAATATGGTAAAAAACTACAAGCATTCCTGACTCAGGAACAAGCACTTCCATTTTTAATAAGTTTAGTCGAAACACACCATCCACAGTCTATGAGTTTCCTCTTTAAGGGTTCTCGTTATACTCATATGGAAACGTTGATGGCGGAATTGATGGAGAAACTCTAA
- the mraY gene encoding phospho-N-acetylmuramoyl-pentapeptide-transferase gives MLLWLFEQLSGYHSSFQVVRYLTLRALLSVLTAMTIGLVLGPIMIRKLQALKYGQAVSSFAPENHAKKMGTPTMGGLLILLSIGISTLLWADLSNPYVWIVLAVMVIFGAVGWADDWIKIRYKDNAGLPARKKFFWTSVGSLGAGIALYVIAQQQANPIHTANMLDLLIPFLKNFSIPLSIIPFGIGFIAFTYLVINGASNAVNLTDGLDGLAIMPIVLVAAGLGVFAYLAGDARFATYLHVPYVKYASELVVICAAMIGAGLAFLWYNAHPAQVFMGDVGALSLGAMLGTIAVMVRQEIVFAIMAGVFLVEAVSVFLQIGSLRMRNKRVFLMAPLHHHYEKKGWRETQVVIRFWIITIMLVVLGLMTLKLR, from the coding sequence ATGCTGTTATGGTTATTTGAACAACTGTCGGGTTACCACAGTTCGTTCCAAGTTGTTCGTTATTTAACATTAAGAGCTCTGCTCAGCGTTTTGACAGCAATGACGATTGGTTTGGTGCTTGGACCGATCATGATCCGTAAACTGCAGGCTTTGAAATACGGCCAAGCAGTCAGTTCTTTCGCGCCAGAAAACCATGCAAAAAAGATGGGGACACCAACAATGGGTGGGCTCTTAATCTTATTGTCTATTGGTATTTCAACCTTACTTTGGGCAGATTTATCTAATCCATATGTATGGATTGTTCTGGCTGTCATGGTGATTTTCGGTGCTGTAGGATGGGCGGATGACTGGATTAAAATTCGCTATAAAGACAATGCAGGATTACCAGCACGTAAGAAATTCTTCTGGACATCGGTAGGTTCATTGGGTGCAGGTATTGCACTGTATGTAATTGCCCAGCAACAGGCAAACCCTATTCATACAGCCAATATGTTGGATTTGCTTATTCCATTCCTGAAAAACTTTAGTATTCCGCTTTCCATTATTCCATTTGGTATTGGCTTTATTGCATTTACTTATCTGGTGATTAATGGTGCGTCAAACGCTGTAAATCTTACAGATGGTTTAGATGGTTTGGCGATTATGCCAATCGTACTTGTTGCAGCTGGTCTAGGCGTTTTTGCTTACTTGGCTGGTGATGCACGTTTTGCGACTTATCTGCATGTGCCTTATGTGAAATATGCATCTGAATTGGTTGTGATCTGTGCCGCGATGATTGGTGCAGGTTTGGCATTCCTTTGGTATAACGCTCACCCTGCTCAAGTCTTTATGGGTGATGTTGGTGCGCTATCTTTAGGTGCAATGCTTGGAACGATTGCGGTGATGGTTCGTCAAGAAATCGTGTTTGCTATTATGGCAGGTGTGTTCTTGGTTGAAGCTGTATCTGTATTCTTGCAAATTGGTTCTCTGCGTATGCGTAATAAGCGTGTGTTTTTAATGGCACCATTGCACCATCACTATGAGAAAAAAGGCTGGAGAGAAACTCAGGTGGTGATTCGTTTCTGGATTATCACAATTATGCTGGTAGTTTTAGGTCTAATGACTTTAAAATTACGTTAA
- a CDS encoding putative RNA methyltransferase gives MNLLMCPVCRESLKLTERTWRCGNHHSYDVAKQGYVNLHVVQHKHSKNPGDTPESVQARRAFLSGGFYAPLQQAVVSKIRQLRIENLLDIGCGEGYYTNAMQAEVLQCVGVDIAKNAIQVAAKLNKDVTWVVGTGATLPVMDHSIDLCTSLFSPIPEQEILRVLKSEGYLLVATPATEHLLAMREALFEEVNPHDSHKFVDQLAGNFDLVDAQVIDAPMCLEQQDLKNLIAMTPYAYKAKPERRLALEQEQQFELNAQFQIYVFKKKEST, from the coding sequence ATGAATTTGCTCATGTGTCCAGTGTGTCGTGAGAGTTTAAAGCTAACAGAAAGAACGTGGAGATGTGGCAATCATCATAGTTATGACGTGGCTAAACAAGGCTATGTCAATTTACATGTCGTACAACATAAGCATAGTAAAAACCCTGGAGATACGCCTGAGTCGGTTCAAGCCCGTCGCGCCTTTTTGAGTGGTGGTTTCTATGCGCCGTTACAGCAAGCCGTGGTGTCCAAAATTCGTCAATTGCGTATTGAAAATCTATTAGATATAGGTTGTGGTGAAGGCTATTATACCAATGCGATGCAAGCTGAAGTACTGCAATGTGTTGGGGTAGATATCGCCAAAAACGCGATTCAGGTAGCCGCAAAATTAAATAAGGACGTGACTTGGGTGGTTGGTACGGGTGCAACTTTGCCTGTAATGGATCATTCAATTGACTTGTGTACCAGCCTATTTAGTCCGATTCCTGAACAGGAAATTCTCCGTGTATTAAAATCTGAAGGTTATTTGTTGGTTGCTACGCCAGCTACGGAGCATTTACTTGCGATGCGTGAAGCATTATTTGAAGAAGTGAATCCACACGATTCACATAAATTTGTAGATCAGTTGGCTGGAAACTTTGACTTGGTCGATGCACAAGTGATCGATGCTCCTATGTGTTTGGAACAGCAAGATTTAAAAAATCTAATTGCAATGACGCCTTATGCGTATAAAGCGAAGCCAGAACGTCGTTTGGCCTTGGAGCAAGAACAACAGTTTGAACTCAATGCGCAGTTTCAAATTTATGTCTTTAAAAAGAAAGAATCTACGTAA
- the ponA gene encoding penicillin-binding protein PBP1a has translation MKKLSCCGNIHPFFLLIIIALMAIPMGFYGMYLYIAPSLPEMSSLKKAPLLKPLQVYTADNQLIAEYGGKLSVPVEYEQIPEQFIHAFLAAEDSSFFEHSGISFKGLGRALTESVTGSDVQTGGSTITMQVAKNYYLSSDRTLKRKLTEIFLARKIEQNLSKEDILTLYVNKIFLGKNAYGIAAAAKIYYDKSLDQLSIAQMAMLAGLPKAPSKYNPVANPERALERRNWILGRMLQLGYINQKQYNEAVAEPVVLNMPNRGVSNKFPYVGEMVRSELVNKFGELAVDSGYKVYTTIDSKRQAYAEDAVRRGLEDYDRRHGWRGAEAHDQPLKNFIAYANTYPAEVTQVNTNSFEALMQNGETVTVPWSGMSWARPYRSADSVGGAPSKASQIVKVKDIVRLRPNENKTSWALVQIPKVQGQLIALNPNDGSIIAVVGGYNFYQSKFNRALQGWRQPGSTIKPFVYALALERGMTPYSMVNDNPITIGKWSPKNSDGRYLGMIPLRRALYLSRNTVSVRLLQTVGIERTRQLFMDFGLQEDQIPRNYTIALGTPQVLPVQMATGYSAIANGGFRVQPHFISRIEDAYGKVIYQANPEYACIKCIRENKQPEKNETVTPDDEVIEVTNQSDNEQDLEPLTAEEKSKYRQAQRILKSSSAFDMANILKDVIQHGTGRAALKIGRPDIGGKTGTTNDAKDAWFAGFNGKLVAITWVGFDQPSTLGRREYGGIAALPIWSNFMQKSLEGTPPAWVTLDKNAKAPISRDHRTKNTIEHEETDDDGKPPLARPIYRASPVTPKPDVSNDFDDLPGEEQPLQPSDAPPPSLSPKKETKQQDAIEDLINRVQ, from the coding sequence AGTATGGAGGTAAGCTTTCTGTACCTGTAGAATATGAACAGATTCCAGAACAGTTTATTCATGCCTTTCTAGCTGCAGAAGATTCATCTTTTTTCGAGCATAGTGGTATTAGTTTTAAGGGTTTAGGGCGAGCGTTAACAGAATCGGTCACTGGTTCAGATGTACAAACAGGTGGCTCCACGATCACCATGCAAGTGGCTAAAAACTATTATTTAAGTTCTGATCGTACACTTAAGCGCAAACTCACTGAAATTTTTCTAGCACGTAAGATTGAGCAAAATCTGTCAAAAGAAGACATTCTCACGTTATATGTCAATAAAATTTTCTTAGGTAAAAATGCCTATGGAATTGCTGCGGCAGCTAAAATTTATTATGACAAAAGCTTAGATCAGCTCAGTATTGCTCAAATGGCAATGCTCGCAGGTCTTCCTAAAGCGCCTTCAAAATATAACCCTGTTGCCAATCCTGAACGTGCTTTAGAACGACGCAACTGGATTTTAGGGCGAATGCTGCAACTTGGTTATATCAATCAAAAACAATATAACGAGGCCGTTGCTGAACCTGTGGTTTTAAATATGCCCAATCGCGGCGTAAGCAATAAGTTTCCCTATGTCGGTGAAATGGTTCGTTCAGAACTGGTCAATAAATTTGGTGAGCTTGCAGTAGACTCTGGCTATAAGGTTTACACCACCATCGACAGCAAACGTCAAGCATATGCCGAGGATGCTGTTCGAAGAGGATTGGAAGATTATGACCGTCGTCATGGTTGGCGCGGAGCAGAAGCACATGATCAACCTTTAAAGAATTTTATTGCTTATGCAAACACCTACCCAGCCGAAGTGACTCAGGTCAATACCAATTCGTTTGAAGCATTGATGCAAAATGGCGAAACTGTGACTGTACCTTGGTCTGGAATGTCATGGGCTCGCCCCTACCGAAGTGCTGACAGTGTAGGTGGTGCACCAAGCAAAGCATCGCAAATTGTCAAAGTAAAAGATATCGTTCGCTTAAGACCAAATGAAAACAAAACCTCTTGGGCACTGGTACAAATTCCAAAAGTACAAGGTCAACTCATTGCTTTAAATCCAAATGATGGTTCAATCATCGCTGTCGTCGGTGGTTATAATTTCTATCAATCTAAGTTTAACCGCGCCCTTCAAGGCTGGCGTCAACCTGGTTCAACCATTAAACCTTTTGTGTATGCATTGGCACTTGAACGTGGCATGACACCTTATTCAATGGTCAATGATAATCCCATCACCATTGGAAAATGGTCACCTAAAAACTCCGATGGTCGCTACTTAGGCATGATTCCTTTGCGTCGTGCACTTTATTTATCACGTAACACCGTTTCAGTCCGCTTATTACAAACGGTTGGCATTGAACGTACTCGTCAGTTGTTTATGGATTTTGGTTTACAAGAAGACCAAATTCCTCGTAACTACACCATTGCTTTAGGAACACCTCAAGTCTTACCCGTACAAATGGCAACAGGCTACTCTGCGATTGCCAATGGTGGTTTCCGTGTACAACCGCATTTTATCAGTCGTATTGAAGATGCTTACGGTAAAGTGATTTATCAAGCAAATCCTGAATATGCATGTATTAAGTGTATTCGTGAGAATAAACAACCAGAAAAAAATGAAACCGTTACCCCTGATGATGAAGTGATTGAAGTCACTAACCAATCTGATAACGAACAAGATTTAGAACCATTAACCGCTGAAGAAAAAAGTAAATATCGTCAAGCTCAGCGCATATTAAAATCAAGCTCAGCATTTGACATGGCCAATATTCTAAAAGACGTGATCCAACACGGTACGGGTCGTGCAGCATTAAAAATTGGTCGTCCAGATATTGGTGGTAAAACAGGTACAACCAACGACGCTAAAGATGCTTGGTTTGCAGGCTTTAATGGTAAGTTGGTGGCGATTACTTGGGTTGGCTTTGACCAACCTTCTACACTCGGTCGTCGTGAGTATGGCGGTATTGCAGCCCTTCCGATATGGAGTAACTTCATGCAGAAGTCGCTTGAAGGGACACCGCCAGCTTGGGTCACTTTAGACAAAAATGCCAAAGCCCCTATTTCACGTGATCATCGTACCAAAAATACCATTGAACATGAAGAAACCGATGATGATGGTAAACCACCTTTGGCTCGCCCAATTTATCGTGCGTCACCTGTAACACCAAAGCCAGATGTATCGAATGACTTTGATGATTTACCAGGTGAGGAACAACCCTTGCAACCTTCAGATGCACCTCCACCAAGTCTAAGTCCGAAGAAAGAAACTAAACAGCAAGATGCCATTGAAGATCTCATCAATCGAGTTCAATAA